In Candidatus Methylomirabilis sp., the sequence CCAGCCCGGATAGGCCAGGTACGGGCTCACGACGGAGAAGGGGAACGACTTGACGAAGCCCGCGAGGGCGGGGTCCTTGGAGAACTCGGGCCGGTCCGCGATGGACTTCCGGGCCGGCAGCAGCCCCAGGGTCTTGCAGTACATGAACTTGGGCTCGTCGTCCATCAGGAAGGTCAGGAACTTCCAGGCCCCCTCCTTGTTCTTCGCCTGCTTGAACAGGGTGAGGGTCTCGGAGAAGTAGAAGGAGGCGCGCTGCTTCGCGGGCCCGATCGGGAGCGGGATCGTCGCGAAGTTCTGAGGCCCGACGAAGCCCTTCTGCTCCTCCGCGGAGCCGGAGTTGTGCAGGTACGTGTTGGTCACGCCCCGGCCAAAGCCCTCGACGATCTGGCGCCAGCCGTCGGTCGGCATGCTCGGCGGTGTCACCTTGTGCTTCCGGAAGAGGTCGAGGTACCACTCGAGCCCCGCGACGGCTTCCTTCGAGTTGATCGCGACCGTCCCGTCCTTCAGGACCCGGGCGCCGTTGCCGTACATGAACTCGGTGGCGTAGAGGACCGCCCAGGTCCCCTGCCCGCGCATCCCGAAGCCGTACTGGTTCCGGTCCACCCGGGTGAATCCCTTGGCCAGCGCGAGGAAGTCATCCCAGGTCCAGTCCTCGCTCGGCACCTTGAGCCCGTACTCCTTCAGCCGGTCCGTCCGGTAGTAGAGGGAGTCGTTCGTCACGACCCACGGGAAGGAGAGGATCCGTCCCTTCACCGTGACGGTCTGCCAGGCGATCGGGAGCGTGTCCTTGTAGTGCTTCCAGTCCTTCACCCGGCCGGTGAGGTCCTCGACGGCCCCCATCCCCTCGAGCTCGCCCACCCAGTTGTCCCAGACCTGGCAGCAGTCGGGGGGAGTCCCGGCCGTGATGGCGGTGATAAGCTTCTGCCGCGCCTGGGCCTGCGGCACGAACTCGACCTTCACCTCGACGTCTGACTGGGACTTGTTGAACCGCTCGACGAGGGACTCCACCAGCGCGGTCCGCTTCGGCTCGGGCACGCTGAACTGGAAGCGGACGGGGCTGGCACCGTACGCCCTCCCCGGGGAGAGGAACGGCTCCTCCCACCAGGCGAGGTCGGTCGCCGCTACCGCCCCAGAGGCGGCCAGGGTCCGAAGAAACTGCCGACGCGACAGTGCCCAACGCTCATCCATCACTCACCCTCCTCCACACGCTCGCCTCCGCATGACCGGCGGCTCACCCGCGTGCCTCCCGGACGCACGAACGACCCCGCAGACCATCCGCATGACCAACGAGGGCACGCCACGGCTGTCCAGACACCCGATCCAGGGACATCCTGCCTCCCGGGGACCGGACGGGGGAATTTGCTGGTTCGGGGAATCGGACTCTAGTCGGGATTGGAGGGGCTGTCAAGAGGGGTCCCGAGGACCCGGCGGGCTTAGCCCGGAGCCAGGACCGGGTCCACGCCCCGCGCCGCCGCCAGGACCGGGCCCAGCTTCGCCGGCGCCACCTTATCGTGGACCAGGGCGGCCACGGCCGCCGCCATCGCCCGGGGGTCCTCCTTCCCGGGGTGGAGCACGTTCCGCCCGATGAGGGCGCCCCGGACGTTCGAACCCGCCTCCATCGCCTGGTGGATCTCGCGGAGGACCGCCATGGGGTTCCCGCTCGCCTCGCCCCCCAGGAGCAGGAGGGGACAGGTCGTGGCCTGCGCCACGCGGACAAACTGCCGGGTGGGGGGAACCTTCAGCCACAGCCCCAGGCTGCTGTCCCCCAGGGCGGCGGCCACGCTCACCACCTTCGCCACATCCGCGGGGTTGCGCGAGGCCACGTAGCGCCCCCGCTCCCGCTTCACCATCAGGGGCTCGAGGAAGGCGGGCAGGCGCCGCGCCGCCAGATCTCGCAGCGCCTCGGCGCACCACCCGAGGGTCCGTCCCGCTTCGGGTGCCCGGGGGTCCAGGCGGAACATGAGCTTGCCCCCATCCAGCCGGAGCGCCACCAGCCGGTCCACCGTGTAGGCGGTGAAGCGGTCCTCCAGCTCGAAGACCGTCCCCGCCAACCCGCCCCGGTTCATGGAGCCCACCAGGAGCTTGAAATCCAGGAAGGGCCGGCCGCCCCGCTCCCGCACCAGCCGGCTCAGGAGGAGAAGCTCCTCCAGGATGTCCGGGGTGCCCATGACCCCGTCCACCCCGGGGGCCGTCAGGGCCCGGACGATCCGGGCCAGATAGTCGTGCCGGTTGGCGAGGCCCAGGGGGTCCCCCTTCGTGTGGACGACCATCCGGGCCGGATGGTCCGCGGCGAGGATCACCAGGCGGCCGTTCTCCGTCAGGCGGTTGCGGCGCTGCCGCTTCTCTGCCTCCTCCCGGACGATATCGGGGCGGTCCACCCTGGCATCGGTGACGGCCGCAAAGAGATCGAATGGGAGATAACTTCTGGAATCAAAAGGGGCGCGAGACCCGCGCCCCGGGCGGCGAAGCGGCATTGCGGCCTCCTTGGCGGCCCTAACTGTTTACCGATGGTCGGAAACTGTCAAGGGAATTCTGGCAAACGCGGGCGGACGTGACCGGAGATTGCGGAGGACATCACGCCTGTGGCGGCTCGATCGTAGCCTCTCTAAACACCGCAGGTCTTCGGCGGGGGCCAGTGCAGGAGGACGTGCGCATAGCGGCTCGGGTCCATGTCGGCCTTCGAGCGCTCGAAGTACGTCCGCCAGAAGTCGCCGATCTGCCCGGCCGTATCGGCCGATTGCGCGGATGCCCCCGACACGTAGACGCACACGCTCGAGAGGTCGGGCATCAACCCTCGCTCGGCCAACTCCGTGAGGATCTTCTGGTGCGTGGCGGGATTCCATTTGATCTGTTCGAAACGATAGGGCGGAAGATCCTCGATCATGTCGGACATGAGGACCAGAACCTTGCGTCTCGGCTCGTCGTGGAAGAGCTTCTGGGCGAGGACGAGAGAACTGAAAATGTCGGTCTGCGGGCTGCCGAGCCGTCTGCCGAACACGTCCGCCACCTGAGCCGCCATCTCTTCCCGCAGGCGGCCGGCCTGCGCGTCGATCTCCTTGACCTTGCGGTTGTGGTTCAGGACGTTGTCGAAAAATCCGTTGAACGAGGGCCTCGGCGGGAAGGTCGCTTCGACGAGTGGACGGAATTCGGTGAGGGTCTTGTCGCTGATGGAAGCGATCAGCAGTCTATCCCCCGGCGAAAGGGAGGGGATGATGCGGCTCTCGATATCCTGCCGGAACAACGCCCGGGTCTCACTCCGGATGCTCTGGGAAAAGTCCACGAAGATGACGATCGCCGTCCCGCGGTCCGGCCCGGCCTGCGAGGTGGGGGTACAGCCCGCCGTCAGGAGGACCCCGTAGATCGCAAGGACGAGGAGGCAGCCGGTCACGCGCAGAGGAGACACGAGATCACCCGCCTTCCCGCTGGTCCCTGATCCCGTCCACCGCCACCTCCGGCCACCACTCCAACTTCGGGAACTCCGGGGTCTTCCTGAAGGTGGGCGGCGGCAGGAGCCGGCGGAACCGCAGGTTGGTCTGACGGTACAGGGCAACGTTCTGATTGGTTGCAGCCCTGATCTGTTCGATCCGGCTCTTGGCCTGTTTGATCTCCCCGTTGACCTTCGTGCCGATCTGGTAGAGCTTCTTCCGGATCGCGTTTCTCCTCCGATCGAGACGCATGAGCGAGCTGCGGCACTGGTTCAACTTCTCGTCCGGGTCGTGGGCGAAGAACGCGCTCACGACAGCCCCGCAGAACACGAGGGCGTTGAGGGCGAACAGCGCATAGGCGAGCTGCTGCTGGTCCCCCACGACCCCCGTGCTCGAGGCCATTTGCGAGGAGATGTAAGTATTCCGGAGCATACTGACCGCAACGAGCGCCGCGCCCACCGAGAGGGGAATGAACATCCCCACCACGATGTTGCCGGCGATCCGCGGAGCCGACTGCCGCAGGTGGACGCCGATGAACAGCCCGAGGAGCGGGATGGTGATGGCGAGGGTGGACGCCATGACATAGGTCAGGTACTCGGCCTCGCCGAACAGGCGGAACACGATCGTGTTCAAGGGAAACTCGCCGATGCCCAGGAACAGGATCAGCGCCACATGGTACTTATACGGAAACGGGGCCATCACCTCGCGGCCAAGCTCCTTCTTCCGCACGGTATAGCGCTCGACGAGCGCCTGGAGACGGCCTTCCAGGTCCGTGAAATGCTTGTGGAGGGTCTGGAAGAGGGGGAGGAGCTTCGCGATCCGGAGCGAGGCCCTCTCGTATGTCCGGTGGACCTCCTGTTCCCCGTGCGCGATCAGGGCCTGCTCGAACTGGGCAGGCATATACGAGCTCATCTCCGGGATGTTTCTCTCCCCGTCTTTCTGGCCTTCAGTCAGGATCCGGCTCTCATCGGCAAAGGGAGTTCGTGTGCCTTTCCATCTGTTCATGGGTAGGGGTCCTATTCGTTGCCGTCGTGCTTGCTGAGGATGGAATTCAGCTCATCCACCAGGAACTTCATGTTGTCCAGGACCGCATCCTCGGTGGCGGACAGGTCGGTGATGTTCTTCATCAGCGACTGGTACTCGACCTTCACCTGCGAAAGGGCCTGGTGGATCGTGTCGAGGCTGCTCCGGAGATGGTCCCGATCCTGTCTCAGCGAATTCCAGCGCTTCTGGAGCGATTCCAGCTGATCGCGCATATTGCTGGATTGCTGGACGAGCTCCCTGTACTCGGCGATCGCCTCGATGATTCGCTTGACCTCGGCGTCCTTGAGCATCGTTCGACTCCTTCCCTTCGGTGTCGCTATCTTCCCGGACCTGTGAGGCGCATAGGGAGCCCGTCGCTACTGGCGCCGGCCGCCGTCGGGGCGATGGGTGCGCGGCCGTCCTCGGCCCCTCCGATGCCGTGCACGTCATGCCCCCCAACCGGCCCGGAGGGGGTCCCCGATCGGGCCTGGAAGGCGTGCGCCCCGACGGTTTCTGGGCACGGAGCGGAGGCGGTCCGGATGGATTGCAACTTCCGTTCCGAAGGGAGAGTCCGCCCGGCGGCGGGAGCGCCCATTCCGCCGGGGGCTTCGGGCCCTAACCCCTCAGCGAATCAGGATGAAGAGGACCTCCTGTTACTTTTTTCCACTGCGGCGGCGGAAGTGGTTCTTCGAGCACCCCCCCGAGACCCGCTGCCGCAGGCTCCTCAAGGTACTTGGATCCCGGAAGGTTGAGCCCCCGGGGCTGCCCGGGGGGACGCATCGCAGCGGGTGGGGGGAGCCGCCCCGCCCTGGGGAGACGACACAGGGGTGCCGGCGATCAGGCGGACCGGCCTACCCATGCCGCCCGGGCGTCAGGGTCGGATGCGGACACCGGCAGGCAGGAGGGGGAGGGAATTCAGTGCTGGCCGGCTGCGACGCGGCCGAAAAGCGGAGCAAGCGCCCCGTAGCAGTCCTCGAAGAGGCGCGCGGGGGCGGCGTAGGCCCGGTGGGCCTCGGAGCGCGGCGTGAAGGTCACCTGGACCGGGTTCCAGGCCTCGGCCGCCGCCTCGGGATCCGTCACCAGACCAATGGCGGCCCCGGCCAGAAGGGCTGCACCGACCGAGGCGGCCTCCGTGTGGCGGAGCCGGGCCAGGGAGAGGCCCAGCACATCTGCTTTGATCTGGCACCAGAGATCGGAGCGGGCCCCGCCGCCTAACACCCGCACCTCCTCCACCGCGTGCCCCATGCCCTGCAGCCCGCGGAGGCACGCCCCCACCTCGAAGGCCACCCCCTCCATGATGGCCCGGGCGATGTCCCCCCGCCCGTGGCCCAGGCTGAGGCCGATCAGAGCCCCCCGGGCGTCGGGGTTCAGGCGGACCGAGCGGGCCCCCATGAAGAACGGGAGCGCCACGAGCCCCCGGGCCCCGGGGGGGCTCTTGGCCGCCTCGGCCTCGAGCGTCTCCATCCCCTCCGGCGGGAGCCCCGCCAGCTCCCGGAACCAGCGGAGGACCGAGGCGGTGGTGATGATGCCCATCTCGAGCAGCCAGCGCCCGGGGAGGGCATGAATGGAGCAGGGGGAGATCTCCAGGACCGACGGGACCGCCTGGATGACCATGGAGACGTTGGTCGCCGTGCCCGTGGACTCCATGACGCGCTTGCCGGCGACGGCGGCACCGAGAACCTCGCAGGGCCGATCCCCCGCGCCGACGGCGACGGGAACGCCCGGCGGAAGGCCGAGGGCAGAGGCCCCCTCCCATTCCAAGCGGAACGGCGCCTCGGTGGAAGCGTAGAGCGGCGGGAGCTGCTCCTGCCGGACCCCGAGGCGGTCCAGCATGGGCATCCACCAGGTGCGGGCCCGGATGTCGAACATCATGGTCCGGGAGGCGAGAGTGTAGTCGGTGAGGAGGGCTCCGGTCAGGCGGAAGTAGAGGTAGTCTCGGGGCTGCAGGAAGGCGGCGGCCCCGAGGGCCTCGGGAGCGTGGGTCTTGAGCCAGAGAAGCTTGGTGGCCGTGAAGGTGGGGTCCGGGATCATCCCGGTGACATCGTGGAGGCGGGCGGGTCCGAACTCCGCAACCAGGGTCTCCGTCTCCCCACGGGAGCGCCGGTCCATCCAGATGATGCAGGGGCCGAGCGCCCGCCCGTCCCGCGCCACCGGCACCACCCCCTCCCGCTGGGAGGAGAGGCCGATGGCCGCGATGCCCTTCTCGCCACCCGGATGCTGCGCGAGGCACCGGTGCGCTGCGCCGCAGGCGGCGCGCCACCAGTCCTCCGCGTGCTGCTCCGCCCAATCCGGGTGAGGGTGGTGGGTCGGGTAGCTCTCGTCGGCGGCCGCGAGGAGCGCGCCGGAGGCGTTCCAGAGGCTGGCCTTGCAGGAGGAGGTGCCGAGGTCCAGGGTGAGGATGGCGGGGCCATCCCTCACGGCTTCACCACGAGCTTGATCCCCTTCCCGGCCCGCTGGCTCCGGATCGCCTCGAGCGTCTCCTCGAGGCGGAACTCCAGGCCCAGGAGGGGGGCGAGGGTGAGGCGGGTCAGCCAGCGGACCGCCCGGTGGAAGGTGTAGGGGCGCATGTGGGAGCCCCGGATCGTGAGCTCCTTCTCGAAGAGCAGGTAGGGCCGGAAGCTGGCCACGGCGGCCGGATCCGCCACCCCCACCTCCACGACCGTGCCGCCCCGCTGGACCAGCTCGAGTGCTTGGGTGAGGAGGGTGGGGTTTCCGACCGCGTCGAAGATGATCTCGGGGCCGAGCCCCCCGGTCTCGGCCTGCAGGATGGCCGGGAGGTCCTCGCGGGTGCCGTCCACCGCCACGGCGCCGAGCATCTTGGCCACGGCGCGGCGGTGCTCCCGCGGCTCCGAGAGGACGACCTTCACGGCGCCCGAGTGGAGCGCGAGTTGCGTGAGGAGTAACCCCACCGCCCCGCCCCCCAGGATCCCGACGTGGGCACCCGAAGCCGCAGCCGCCAGGTCCCAGGCCCGGAGCGCGCACGCGAGCGGCTCCGCGAGCGACCCCATCTCAAACGAGACGCCCGCCGGGAGGAGGTGGACGAGGCGCTCCGGGACGCAGGTGTACTCGGCGAAGCCCCCCGGGTGGACGATCCGTTGCTCGCAGAGATTCTCGCGGCCCTGCCGGCAGAAGTAGCAGTCCCCGCAGGTGTACCCCGGCTCCACCACGACCCGGTCGCCCGGCCGGACCTTCCGCACGCGGGCCCCGACCGCGGCCACCGTGCCCGTGTACTCGTGACCGATCACCCGGGGCGGGGGGTAGAGGGGGAACTTGTCCTCGATGATGTGGACGTCGGTCCCGCAGATCCCGCAGGCCGCGACCTTGATCAGGACCTCGTTCGCCGCCGGCGTCGGGACCGGGCGCTCCTCGAGGGTGAGCTTCTCCCCGCCGTGCCAGACCGTCGCCCGCATCCGGCTCAGTCCATCTCCAGGCCGCCGCAGACGTTGAAGGCCTGGCCGGTGACGTACTCCGCCTCGTCCGAGGCCAGGAAGACCACCGCCTTCGCTACGTCCTCCGGCTGCTCCATCCGGCCGAGCGGGACCATCTTCAGGCGCCGCCGCATCTGCTCCCCCTTCGGGAGCCCCTGCATCTGCATCCCCCAGACCTCGTCAATGTGCTCCCACATGGCCGTATCCACCATGCCGGGGCAGACCGCGTTCACCCGGATCCGGTGGGGGGCCAGCGCGATCGCGGCCGACCGGGTGATGCTGATCACGGCGGCCTTGGTGGCGGCGTAGTCCACCATGATGGGTCTCCCCGCCCGCCCGGCGATGGAGGCGATGTTCACGATGACCCCGCCTCCCTGCTGCCGCATCCGGCGGGCCGCGGCCTGGAGACAGAAGAAGGGTCCCTTCGCATTGACGGCAAAGGTCCGGTCCCAGTCGGCCTCGCTGAGGGCGAAGAGGTCCTGGACCTTCAGCACCCCGGCGTTGTTCACCAGAATGTCCAGATGCCCGAACGTGCGCCCGGCGGTCTCCACCATCGCCTCGATCTGGTCGGGGCGCGCGACGTCGGTCGTGGTGGCGAGGCCCTTGCGCCCCAGCGCCTGAACCGCC encodes:
- a CDS encoding extracellular solute-binding protein translates to MDERWALSRRQFLRTLAASGAVAATDLAWWEEPFLSPGRAYGASPVRFQFSVPEPKRTALVESLVERFNKSQSDVEVKVEFVPQAQARQKLITAITAGTPPDCCQVWDNWVGELEGMGAVEDLTGRVKDWKHYKDTLPIAWQTVTVKGRILSFPWVVTNDSLYYRTDRLKEYGLKVPSEDWTWDDFLALAKGFTRVDRNQYGFGMRGQGTWAVLYATEFMYGNGARVLKDGTVAINSKEAVAGLEWYLDLFRKHKVTPPSMPTDGWRQIVEGFGRGVTNTYLHNSGSAEEQKGFVGPQNFATIPLPIGPAKQRASFYFSETLTLFKQAKNKEGAWKFLTFLMDDEPKFMYCKTLGLLPARKSIADRPEFSKDPALAGFVKSFPFSVVSPYLAYPGWGGKLDSEGVPLFQQAMVGKISAKECLDRFAEVLTKNMA
- a CDS encoding FGGY family carbohydrate kinase, translating into MRDGPAILTLDLGTSSCKASLWNASGALLAAADESYPTHHPHPDWAEQHAEDWWRAACGAAHRCLAQHPGGEKGIAAIGLSSQREGVVPVARDGRALGPCIIWMDRRSRGETETLVAEFGPARLHDVTGMIPDPTFTATKLLWLKTHAPEALGAAAFLQPRDYLYFRLTGALLTDYTLASRTMMFDIRARTWWMPMLDRLGVRQEQLPPLYASTEAPFRLEWEGASALGLPPGVPVAVGAGDRPCEVLGAAVAGKRVMESTGTATNVSMVIQAVPSVLEISPCSIHALPGRWLLEMGIITTASVLRWFRELAGLPPEGMETLEAEAAKSPPGARGLVALPFFMGARSVRLNPDARGALIGLSLGHGRGDIARAIMEGVAFEVGACLRGLQGMGHAVEEVRVLGGGARSDLWCQIKADVLGLSLARLRHTEAASVGAALLAGAAIGLVTDPEAAAEAWNPVQVTFTPRSEAHRAYAAPARLFEDCYGALAPLFGRVAAGQH
- a CDS encoding alcohol dehydrogenase catalytic domain-containing protein, producing the protein MRATVWHGGEKLTLEERPVPTPAANEVLIKVAACGICGTDVHIIEDKFPLYPPPRVIGHEYTGTVAAVGARVRKVRPGDRVVVEPGYTCGDCYFCRQGRENLCEQRIVHPGGFAEYTCVPERLVHLLPAGVSFEMGSLAEPLACALRAWDLAAAASGAHVGILGGGAVGLLLTQLALHSGAVKVVLSEPREHRRAVAKMLGAVAVDGTREDLPAILQAETGGLGPEIIFDAVGNPTLLTQALELVQRGGTVVEVGVADPAAVASFRPYLLFEKELTIRGSHMRPYTFHRAVRWLTRLTLAPLLGLEFRLEETLEAIRSQRAGKGIKLVVKP
- a CDS encoding glucose 1-dehydrogenase, with translation MRLDGKAAIVTGAGQGIGRAIALAFAREGADVLVAEVNPETGARTAAAVQALGRKGLATTTDVARPDQIEAMVETAGRTFGHLDILVNNAGVLKVQDLFALSEADWDRTFAVNAKGPFFCLQAAARRMRQQGGGVIVNIASIAGRAGRPIMVDYAATKAAVISITRSAAIALAPHRIRVNAVCPGMVDTAMWEHIDEVWGMQMQGLPKGEQMRRRLKMVPLGRMEQPEDVAKAVVFLASDEAEYVTGQAFNVCGGLEMD